The Synechococcus sp. CC9605 sequence GGCGCCGAGGTGATCAAGGCTGTGGTGGGAGCCGAAGACTGCAGCCTGGTTGGCGCCATCGACAACACCCCCGGCAAAGAGGGTGCAGACGTGGGCCTGGAGCTGGGCCTGGGCGAACTGGAGGTGGCCGTGACGGCTGATTTCGAAGGCTGTCTCTGCGCTGTGAGCCAATCGGTGCGGGACAGCGGCAGCGGCGCTGTGTTGGTGGATTTCACCCACCCCTCTGTTGTTTACGAGCACACCCGTGCGGCGATCGCCTACGGCGTTCACCCCGTGATCGGAACCACAGGGCTCTCGCCTGAACAACTCAACGACCTCACCGAGTTCTCGGCCAAGGCGTCCGTGGGTGGGGCCGTGATCCCCAATTTCTCAGTGGGCATGGTGCTCTTGCAGCAAGCCGCAGCCGCAGCGGCACGGTTCTACGACCACGCGGAACTGACGGAACTGCACCACAACCGCAAAGCGGATGCGCCCAGCGGCACCTGCATCAAAACCGCTGAGCTGATGGAGGAGCTGGGAAAGAGCTTCAATCCCGAGGAAGTGGACGAGCACGAATCCCTGGCGGGCTGCCGCGGCGGACAGCGGGACAGTGGCCTGCGGCTTCACTCCGTGCGGCTGCCTGGCCTGGTGGCTCACCAAGAGGTGATGTTCGGTGCCCCCGGGGAGACCTACACCCTGCGTCACGACACCATTGATCGTTCCGCTTACATGCCCGGCGTGCTGCTGACGGTGCGCAAGGTGGGCAACCTCGGCAGCCTTGTGTATGGCCTTGAGCGCCTGATCTGAAGGCGACACCATGCTTATTCCGCTCCGCCCCGGCGAATTGCAACGGCTCATCCCTGCTGTTGCCACCGGCACCCAGTTCCGCGTTGCCCTCGGCAACCCTCAGGAGGTGCTGCAGCGCCTGATGATCGCCGCCATCGGCGGGGTGATCACGTTCCTGATTTACAACCAGGCGCAGCTGGGCAGCCGCTGGGGTCCCGTCTGGCTGGTGATCAGCGTTGTGTTCTTCCTCTATGTGCTTTGGGGCCCGATCGTTCAGGCCGGCCAACGCAACGCCACGCTGCGGCGCTATCCCGCTGCTGCCCTGTTTGAGGGCGAGGTAGCGGACGTGATCACGCGAGAGCGGGTGGAAAACCGCCACGAGCAGGCCGACAGCCGCGGGCGACTGGAACTCGTGGAGAACCGACGCACCTGGATGCTGCTCGAACTCGAAGACGAGGAGGGGTATCTCGGCCGGGTGGCCTTTCCGATGGAGAAAAAGCACCAGTCGATCCGCCGCGGCAGCCTGATCCGCTGCCTGGTGCTCAGCGAGCGCAAGGACTTCTCAAAGATCGGAGCCCTCAGCGATGCCTGGCTGCCGGGCATGCGGATCTGGGTTGGCGAGTACCCCTTCCTGCTCCGCCCCGCCTTTGAGGAGCTTTGCCAACTCCGCCTGAGCAGTCGTCGCTGAAAAGCCACCGCTGAACATTTCTTAAACCTGGTTTACACTTCTTATCAATTCAACGACGGCACCCATGTCCCAATCCTCTCCCACCACTCCTGTCGTGCGCGGTGCACAGGTCACCATGGAAGATGGCGGCCGCCTCAACGCCTTCGCCACGGAACCCCGCATGGAAGTGGTTGAAGCAACGCAGGGCTGGGGCTTCCACGACCGCGCCGAGAAACTGAACGGCCGCATGGCCATGCTGGGGTTCATTGCTCTGCTGGCCACCGAGCTGGCCCTGGGCGGCGAATCCTTCGTACACGGGCTGCTCGGCCTGGGCTGATCGCCTCGCACTGAATCGGGATTGCTGACCAGACTCCCTGAATGGCTGCATCCCCTCCAGAGATTCATATCTTGGGCGCTGGTCCCACCGGCGCCCTCACAGCTCTTGCCCTCGGCCTCCAAGGTCAGCGAGTGGTCCTGTTTGACCCGCTGACGGCATCGGAACTTCAAGCCAGAAGTCGGGCATACGCCATCACCCACTCCAGTCGAAGGCTGTTGACCAACCTCGGCCTTTGGCATGACCTGCGCGAAGCCTTAGTGCCCTTCCGCGACCTGGATTTGCGGGACGGGGCCACCAACGCTCGCGTTCTCTTCGGCCAGGACGACCTGGCATCAGCCAATCAGAACCACGACGGCATTGGTTGGATCCTCGACCACCGGCCCTTGATGAAGCTGTTGCTGGCCCGGCTGGAGACCCACGGCAACGTCGCCATGCACCTGGCCGAACCGTGCCCTGATCCAGGCGCTGATGCCCTGATCGTGGCAGCTGATGGACCGCGCTCCCCCACACGAGAGGCCTGGGGCATCCGTCACTGGGGCATCCGTTATCAACAGGGGTGTCTCACCGCCAAAGTCGCCCTGCGGGGGCTCCCCCATGACAGGGCCTGCGAATTGTTTCGTCCGGAAGGTCCTTTCGCTGTTCTGCCATTGGGGCAGGGAACCTTCCAGGTGGTGTGGAGTGCACCCTGGCAGCGTTGCCAGCAGCGCAGCACACTGCAGCGCAGTGCTTTTCTCGATCAGCTGGCCGCTGTTCTGCCGGAGGGGATTGAACCGGATCGTCTGCTCGATCAACCCCGAGCGTTCCCGCAACAATGGCTGTTGGCTCACCGCTTTCATCGCGGACGGGGCGTGCTGATCGGCGAAGCGGGCCACCGCTGCCACCCCGTTGGAGGCCAGGGGCTCAATCTCTGCTGGCGTGATGTGGAAGGCTTGCTGCGCGCCGTGGAGCAGGGCGGCAGCGCCGCAGCAATCGCTCGGCGTTACGGGATGAGCCGCTGGCTCGATGTGCTCCAGGTGGGCGTGGCGACGGATCTCCTGGTGCGGGTGTTCTCCAACCGCCAACCGCTGTTGCTTCCCCTACGGCGCCTGGCTCTGCTGCTGCTGAAGCGGTTCTCTGGGTTGCGCCAACTGAGCTTGCGGGCCATGAGTGACGGCCCCATGCAGCTCTGGCGGGCCTTGCCAAACTGAGCCAAGCGTGGGTCGCGACCATGGTCATGTCCAGCCAGCGACAACCCCCAGCGACGGACGCGCTGCTGCAGTTCCTTCAGCTCCGTTTGGGGTTGAGTCCCAGCGCCCTGGACCTGGGGCAACGCCAGGCTGAACTGGAACAAGCGCCTCTCCCAATCGTTCTGTGGAGCTTCGGGTTGTTGAGTTTGCAGCAGTTGGAAGAGGTCTTCGACTGGCAGAACAATCAGCCGTAGCGCAACAACGCTTCCACGGGTTGGCCCGCAGGCAACGCCCGACGGCCTCCGAACCCCTCCAGCTCGATCACAAAGGCGAAGCCCACCAAGCAACCACCGGCCTGCTCCACCAGCTGTCCCGTCGCTGCAGCCGTTCCACCGGTGGCTAGCAAGTCGTCCACCACCAGGACCCGGGGTGAATGTTCAAGGGCATCGGCTTGAATCTCGAGCCGATCGGTGCCGTACTCCAAGGCGTAATCCAGACCGACCACCTCACCGGGCAGCTTTCCGGGCTTCCGCACAGGCACGAAGCCAAGCCGTCGGTCGCTGGCCAAAGGTGCCCCGAAAATGAACCCCCGGGATTCGATCCCCACGATCAGATCAGGCTTCACCTGGTCGCAGATCCGGCCGAACTGGCTGATCACCTCGGCCATGGCCTCGGGCGACCGCAGGAGCGGGTTGATGTCCCGAAACAGAATTCCAGGCTTGGGAAAGTCTGGAATTGAGCGAATGTGCGACTGAAGATCCAAATCCAGGTGACGCAATGGCGGTGCCCCTGGCATCATCGCAGCCATGACTGAAGCTCCAGCCCCCAGCGCACCCACCGACGGCGCGCGCCTCAGCCGGCGGGGCGTCGAGCGCCTCGACCTCTTGCTGCTGACTATCGAGGCTTTGGATCTCAACGGTGGGGAGGCGATGGTCTGGACCAGTCAGCAGATGGGCCTTCAGGCGCAATTCCCCAACCGAGTTGAACTCTGGAAGCGGCGCTGTCATAACCCCCTCCGGCGCACCACCCGGCGGGACCAGCTCAACCCAGTGGACGCCGACTCACTGATCTGCCTGGTGTGTGCCATGGCAGATCGGCTCTACCCCATGCTCCACCAGCTCCTCTCGAGCCGCGAACCGGAACAGCTCACCCAACAGCGTTGGCAGTTGTTCCATGAGCGCCTGCGCGACCTCATCGAAGAACGGATGAATCAGCGCCGGGAAGCCGTTGTTCGCCTCCTGACCATGGAGCCGGCAGGCCCTCTGCACCGTCAGCTGATCAGCACCCTGGCGTTCTGCGCAGGCCCAGGAGGAATCGATCGACTCCGCGCAACCCTGCTCGACCCCACGCCTTAGGCCGACCATGCTGAAAACGACCTACCAATACGAACAGACTGCAGCACGGCTTGTGGTGGAAGGCTTTCCCGACCTCTCCGCCGGACACTCCAATGAGGCGATCGGCATCCTGTCGTCCTGGCGGCTGCAGTTGATCGGAGCACCGGAACTGGAAGGAACCCGAGATCATCTCGAGGCTCTGATGGCAGCGGTGATGCCTTACGCCAGACATCGCTTGTCTGGCGTAAGGCGCCGTTTTGGCCAGGAGAGCGGTTTTGTGAGCATTGCGCCGGATCAGACCAACCATCGGCTGGAACTGCGCAGCAGCCGTGAGGGCGTTGAGCCGTTGCAGCTCAGGCTCGATGACGCCGAACTGGCCGATCTGGTGCGTTGCCTCGATCGCTTGCGGCTCGACAGCCGCGTCAAGCTCGCCTGGACGTTCCCCGAGGACCGCCCTTTGAAGCGTCAGGAGATCGTCGATCGGATTCCTCTGCAAAAACGCCTCGGACCTCCCCTTCTGGCCGGGATGGCCCTGGCATGCACCATCGCCACGGCGTGGCTTGTTCCTCTGCCTCCGGAAACCAAGGAGACATCGCCGGCAGCAGCACCGGTGGACAAGCCTGAAACACAGGCCGACCGTTGACGTGCAGGAAACACGCTTCAGAATCGCCGCATTGACGGCACTCTGATCTGCACCATGCCATGAGGAAGGCGCGCCGTAACAGCAAACTCGACCAACGACGGGTCTTCCGCCCCCGCCGCCACTTCCCTTATGGCCCCGTCCTGCGCCAACTAGCGGTCGTCGTTCTGATGCTGGCTGCTGTCGCTGGCATCGCTGTGCTTCTGCACCAGTTGCCCCAGCAGGTCGACATCATGCTGCTGCTGAGCAAGGCCATCGATGATCTGATCGGTGGTGTTCAGCAACTGCTGGAAGCCATGCTAGGTCTCGCTGCTATTGTGCTGATCGCGGCTATCGCGGTCGTGGCGGTCATCCTCCTGCTTGGTGCGCTCTGGAGGTTGATTCGCATCATCCGATTGGTGATCGCTCCTCCCGCGAAGGGTCCCCGCTAACGCGGCGCCAGGGAGCGCTGATGGTTCCACAACTCCTGAAGGGTCACTGTTCCATCTCGATCACCATCCAAGGCCTTGAAGTTGCGACTGATCCAGGGGATGCGCTTCGCTTCTTTTCGATCCAGGCGACGGTTCCGATCACGGTCGGCTTTCTTGAAATGACGTTTCAGGCGTGGGCCGCTCGGGGATGAGTCCTGAAGACGCAAATCCTCCAGCAGGAGATAGGAGCGATTGTTCTGGCGTTTGAGCACACGCCTCAGGGCACGTCGACCCTGCACTTCCGAGGCATCCAATCGACCGTCTCTGTTGACGTCCAAACGGATGAACAGAGTCTCCATCCTGGTGCTGTAGACACGCATGGTCTTGTCACCCGGGGCGGCCTGCAACGCCATGGGGCTCAGCGCCAATGCCAACGGGCCGAGCACACGGAGGGCTTTTGGCGCAGTCATGCCACCAGCCTATGGAGCGTGAGCAGCTCTGACGATGACTGATGCATGACCAGCGGCTGCTGAGCTGTGACTGGGTCCTACCGGAGAGGGACAGATGCCAAGCCACTGCATACCATCAGCCCATCCGCTGATGGGCATGTCCAGAGACACCATGATCTGGTTGGTGGACGACGACCCGGAGCTGAGAAAGATGGTCGGCACTTACCTGATAGACCAGGGCTACGACGTGCGCAGCCTCTGCGATGTGAAGCAATTCGAGGCACGTCTGGAATGCCAACGCCCAGATCTGGTGGTCCTCGACTTGATGCTTCCCGGCGACGACGGATTGACGGCACTGCGGAGGCTTCGGGATGCCGGCGATGATCTGCCTGTTGTGATGCTGACCGCGCGCGCCGATGGGGTTGATCGGATCATCGGCCTCGAGCAAGGTGCCGATGACTATCTGGCCAAACCGTTCCTGCCCAGGGAACTGACGGCTCGAATTGAAGCCGTGCTCAGGCGGCGCAATGCCATGCCGGCGGGAACACCGGTGGAATGTGGGGAATGCATCCGCTTTGGCGACAACCAACTCGATCTCTCCGCCCGCACCTTGCTGCAGAACAACCAGCCGGTGGTGATCACCAGCGGTGAGTTCAGCCTTCTGGCCGCCTTTGTGCGTTATCCCCATCGCCCCCTCTCGCGGGAACGCCTGATTGAACTGGCCCGAGGTCCAGGGAGCGACACCGACAGCCGCAGCATGGACGTTCAGGTGTCGCGGGTGCGCAAGCTGGTGGAACCGGATCCCACCCGCCCGCGCTATGTGCAAACGGTTTGGGGCTATGGCTACGTGTTTGTGCCAGACGGCACGCCGAGATCCCGCTGAGATGCCTCGCCAACGGGGACTGAGTAGAGGTCTGGCTCGCTTCGGTGCCTGGGGAACGGCCCTGCTGGCCTGTTGGATGCTGGCACTCTTGCTGCTGCAAGCTCTGTTCGGCCGGCAACTGGAGCGGATTCAGACGCTGCAACTGGGGCGGGATCTGGCGTTGAACATCCGCCTCGCCGAATTGACTCTGGAGCGTTACCCACCTGCACTGATCAGCGAACTGACCGGTCTGGAACTTCAAGTAAGTGAACGACCAGCAGCTCCAGGTCGAGAAACGCAGGCCTCGGCCCAGCGACGCCAGGAGCTGAAGCAGGTGCTTTGCTCTCGTCTCTCGCACTGCCGTGTGCTCCGGGCTGCCCCCAGCAGGGCAGGCACACCAGAGGTGTGGATTGAACTGTTCTCTCCCCTGGAACCGGTCTGGCTGCGCACCCCCCTGCCCATGGCGCGCGCCTTGCCGCCGCCGCCAACACTGCTGCTGCTGGCCCTGGTGGGCGCTGTGGTGATGACCGGGGTGTTGTATCTGCTGCTGGATGTCGCCCGTCCTCTTCGCAAGCTTGAGGACGCGGTCTCTCGGGTGGGAGGAGACACCAACCGCGATCCTGTCCCCGAAGAAGGTTCAGCAGAAGTCCGCCGGATCTCCCGGCGCTTCAATGCAATGGTGACCCGACTGGCTGAAGGGGAAAGAGAACGCGCCACGATGCTTGCTGGCATCGCCCACGATCTGCGAGCACCCCTCACACGGCTGCAGTTCCGTTTGTCGATGCCGGAGCTAAACGCCGAGGAACGAACCCGCTGCCAAAGCGATCTGGAGGCTTTGGAGCGCATTACAGGCCAGTTTCTGCTGTATGCCGGAGGCGGTGAGCGGGAAGAGTGCGTTGCCTGTCCGTTGGATCAATGGCTGGCTGAAGCTGTGGCGGGGCACCCGAAGGACCAACTGAAGCTCGAGCTCAGTCCGATCCATTTACGGATTCGACCGGTTGCCCTCAGCCGCGCCGTGAGCAACCTGGTCGACAACGCCTTCAATCATGGCAACACACCGGTTGTCGTTCGGCTGCGCAAGCAAGGAGCTGAGGTCACGATTGAAGTGTGGGACCAGGGGAAGGGAATGCCCACCAACGCCTGGGAACGGGCCCTGCAACCTTTTCAGCGCCTGGATTCAGCACGAGGGCGTCAAGGCCATTGCGGCCTGGGACTGGCGATCGTTAACCATGTGGTTCGCACCCACGCTGGACGGCTCAGTTTTCGCCAGGGGAACGGCGATCCGGGCCGCTTTGCCGTGATCATCAACCTTCCGCTGAATGAGACGAAAGAGCCGGACATTCCGTAAAAACCCTGTTGGGATCCTGCCCTCAGATGACATCACTGGCAGAAATGAACTGGCGATCCACCTCAAGCATGAGCCAGTCCAGCGACCACGACATGACAGCCGTTCTCGAGGCCATCGATCACTACAGCGATGGCGATGTTGACCGTCCGCAGGAAATCATGGTGGAACTGCAGGAGGGATTTTCCAACAAGCACAAACGGCTGAACAAAAAGGTCTACGAAAAAGAGCTGGCCAAACTCCAGACGGAACTGGTCAAAATGCAGTACTGGGTGAAAGCCACCGGCTTTCGCATGATCATCCTGTTTGAAGGGCGAGACGCCGCAGGCAAGGGAGGGTCGATCAAACGGCTGACTGAGCCCTTGAACCCAAGGGGATGTCGAGTGGTGGCCCTGGGCACGCCTTCCGAGCATCAGAAAAGCCAGTGGTACTTCCAGCGCTATGTGGAGCATTTTCCAAGTGCTGGAGAAATCGTTGTTTTTGACCGGAGCTGGTACAACCGCGCCGGTGTGGAAAAGGTGATGGGCTTCGCGACACGCGAACAGGTGGAGCAGTTTTATGTCTCGTGCCCACAATTTGAGCAAATGCTGGTGCAGGACGGAATCCTGCTGCTCAAATACTGGTTCTCCATTAACGATGATGAACAGGAGAAGCGTTTCCAGGAACGCATTGATAACGAAGAGCGTCGCTGGAAGATGAGTCCGATGGACATCGAGTCACGCAACCGCTGGGTGGAGTATTCGAAAGCAAAGGACACCATGTTTGCCAAGACGCACATCCCGGAAGCCCCATGGTTCACCGTGGAGGCCAATGACAAGCGCCGCGCGCGCCTGAATTGCCTGCGTCACATTCTCAGCAAGGTGCCCTACGAAGACATGACACCTCCACCCATCAAGATGCCCAAGCGCCCAAAGCAAGGAAGCTACAAACGGCCTCCTTTTAACGAGCAATTCTTTGTTCCAAACAACTATCCCTACAAGGACTAAACAAGCGACTCCACCACAAAAAATTAGGTTGTGAACCCAATCAACCCATCGATCTGACTCCCACAGACAGACCGATGGGTTCGACAAGTCTGAAGCGATTGAAATCCACGCACGTCAAATCAATACACAAACCAACAGAACAAATAGATCAACAGCGACAAACCAAAGACCAACATTCCGATCGAGGTTTTAATCCGCATCCACTTTTTGTCCCACTTGTAGGGAGCCATCACCACGATCGTAAAAAACGTCAAAGCGGCATACACAACCAAGGTGTGCTTGGGATGCTCCTTGGCGACCAACATACTCACGCCATGCCAGAAGAATGTGAGCATCGAGGCATAGGACGAAATCGCTCCGAGGTTGTAAAGCAACTCTTTGCGCTTTTTGAGTTGACCACCAATTGATTGCTGAAGGCCCATTAGGGACATCCAAGGGATGAGAACTTCAACTTAGCGATTCGATCTTGATATTCACATTCCAAGAAATACAGGGCGTGTCATCTGAAGCCGGCTTGAGCCCAGACAACAGCACGCTTTAAGGTGATCGACCATCCAACTCAGCAGGCTTTGCTCGGTTCCTGGCAAGTCCTAATGCGGTGTATCGCCAGCGCACTGTTCCTGGTGGCCCATGGTCTGTTGGTGCTGGAGCACATCACCATTGGAACGGCACTGCATGGGATTGCGGAGTTGTTCCTTGCCCCCTGGGCCATCCGCCACAAAGCTTGGGACATCATCGTGATCGGACTGATTTTTTGCGTCTTCGACCTGTGGGGAACGCTGCGCTTGACCGGCGTATTGGTCTAAAGCCCCTTAACCACTGAGACGCTGGGACCAGAAACCAAAAAGCTGCCACGACGACCAAAGGAACATCCCAAGGAAGACCCAGTTGAGCCATGCGGGACGTCGGTCGTTTTCAAACATCCTTTGGAGAGCGAAAGGCGATGCCTGACCTTATCGGTGCAACCCGGATCACTTCGCCGAGGAACTCCAATCGGCCGAACGAAACGACACATTGGCGCCACCACTGCGTTTCAGATCGTGCATGCCCTCCAGCTGGTTGTACACCGACAGCAGCTGCCGGCGCATGTGGTCTGTATGGGGCAGATCAGCGATCAAACGCAGCACATCCTCCAAGGATCGTTTGGCGTCAATGACCAAACGACAATCGGGGCTGCCAGGTTCGTCACGCATCAGTTTAGAAACGAATACATCCATTCAGCAGAAAATCCCTGTTCGAGGGTGTCTGAATGCCTACCAACTCAGCGATATTCAGCAGATATCCAGCAGATATTCAGAGTTTGGCCTCGTCCTGCTTCGCCCATGCCTTGATCAAGTGGCGTTTCGCACAGCCGGCAGCCTGAGGCTGCTGAACCAGGACAAGAACACCAGCAGGGATGACGCCCAGAGGCAGGCCTGCATGCTCGCGGCTTCGGTTTTGCCGAGCATGAACACCGCCCCCGAGAGCAAGGTTCCCACCAAGCGGCCTGCAGCATTGGCCATGTAATAGAAGCCCACGTTGAGGCTGACGCTCTCCGAATCGGTGTAGGCCAACACCATGTACGAGTGAATCGATGAGTTCATTGCGAACACCACTCCGAAGGCGGCAAGACCGGCGGTGATGGCGACGGCCACATCGACCTCACGCAATAGAGCAACTGCAATCAGGGCGGGAATGGCGGTGAGCAGAGCACTCCAGAACTGCACCGCAGACACTCCCGGGGACGTGGTCCGCCCCCAGAGTCGTCTCAGGCCAGGAGCTGATCCCTGGACGATGCCGTAGCCAATCACCCACAGACCGAGGAAAGCGCCGATCTCCCAGAAACTCCAGCCCAGAGAAGCCTCGAGAAACACCGGCAAGGCCACCACGAACCAGACATCCCGAGCACCAAACAAAAAGAATCGCGCCAGAGACAGCACGTTGATGCCCTGGGACTTGGAGAACAGCGATGAAAAGGCCGGCTTGGACTTCATCTTTCCGATCTCCCCGGGCAGCACCAGGGTGAGCAGGAAGGCGAGGGTGAGGCCTGCCGCCACCCAGCCCACGGCAGCATTGAAGCCAAAGGCGGTCAGCAGCACCCCACCGAGAAAGAACCCCACACCCTTGAGGGCGTTCTTGGACCCAGTAAGGATTCCCACCCACTTGAACAGCTGCTGCTGCCCCTGCTGCTGATCATCCGGTGTTTCGGGCACCACCGTCTTGATGGCGCTCTTGGCACTCATCTTGTTGAGGTCTTTGGCGATGCCGCTGATGGCCTGAGCGAACATCAAATAGATCACGCTCAACAATTTCGGCCAACTGGCGGCGACGGGCATCAACATCAGCAGCGCAAGAATCTGCAGCAGCGTCCCCACCCAGAGGGTGAGACGAAGCCCGTAGCGGGCACCGATCCAACCGCCGTAGAGATTGGTGACGACCCCGAACAACTCATAAAAGATAAACAGGAGGGCGATCTCGAGGGTGGTGTAGCCGAGCTGATGAAAATGGAACACCACCAGCATCCGCAGGGCGCCGTCGGTGAGAGTGAAGGCCCAGTAATTGGCGGTGACGATGCCGTACTGCTGCAGAGGGGAAAGCTTCATGCCTCCAGCCCCACCACGTGGCATGTGAGATCGGCCATGCGGCAGCTGTAGCCCCATTCGTTGTCGTACCAGGCAAACACCTTCAGCTGGTTGCCATCCACCACCATCGTCGAAAGGGCGTCGACAATCGAGCTGCGGTTGTCGTTGGTGTAATCGCACGACACCAACGGGCGTTCCTCGTAACCCAGGATTCCCTTCAACGGCCCTCCAGCAGCTGCGTGGAAGGCAGCATTCACCTGCTCCACCGTGACGCTCTGCTTGAGCTCGAACACCGCATCGGTGAGCGATCCATTCAGCAGAGGAACACGAACGGCATGACCGTTGAGCTTGCCCTTCAGCTCGGGGAAGATCATCGCGATCGCCTTGGCCGAGCCGGTGGTGGTAGGGATCAAGGAGGTGAGCCCGGAGCGCGCCCGGCGCAGATCGGTTTTGAAGGAATCGATCGGCACCTGGGTGTTGGTGATGTCGTGAATGGTGGTGATCAGGCCGTGTTCGATTCCGAAGCTCTCGTGCACCACCTTCACCACCGGCGCCAGACAATTGGTGGTGCAGGAGGCGGCCGTCACCAACTTGTGTCGCGCCGGCTCATAGAGGTGGTGATTGATCCCATAAACGATGTTGAGCGCGTCCTCACCGGCGACAACACCCTTCACGGGACAGGCCACCACCACACGCTTCAAACCCACCTGCTCGAAATAAGGGTTAAGGGTCTCCGGCGTTTTGATCTTGCCGCTGGCTTCAAGCACCATCTCCACCCCCCGATCAATCCAGGGCACGGCGGTGGGGTCTTTCTCGCTGGACCAGGTGAGTGCGGATCCCTCCACGCTGAACCAATCAGCACTGCTGGTGATTCCTCGATCCCAGCGACCATGGACCGAATCGAACTCCAGCAGGTGGGCCGCCGTTGCTGCATCGCCAGCGGGATCATTGACATGCACGAGTTCAATGCCAGGACGGCTCCAGAGGGCTCGGAACACCAGGCGACCAATCCGTCCAAAGCCATTGATGCCAATCCGCATGCCAGCCCCTTTCATCAATCAAATTATGTTGATCCAAGCAGAGCGGGGGAGACTGCTCTAATGATCCAGAACACCCTCAATCGCGAGCAGTCGAGGCAGCTACTCAAAGCACTGGCCGACCCGATCCGCCTCAACGTGATCCATGCGCTGGCGCAGGGTGAACGCTGCGTCTGTGACCTCACCGGTGATCTCAACATCCCCCAGTCGAAGCTCTCGTTTCATCTGAGGGTGCTTCGCGAGGCGGGGCTGCTGACGGATCGGCAGAGCGGCCGCTGGATCTACTACTGCCTACAACCGGATGCGCTTGCAGCACTGGAGGCCTGGCTGGCCGAACTGCGCCGCAACTGCACGCAAAGCGCTGCCCCCTGCCCAAGCTGACGATGGATCAACGGCTTTTTTTTCCGGCCACGGAACGCAATCGCGGTCCCATCGGAGACCTGCTGCGCCAGCTGTTGCCCGCCTCAGGAGCTGTGCTGGAACTGGCCAGCGGCAGTGGTGAGCATGCCGTCTGCTTTCAGCAGCGTTTCCCCCATCTGCTTTGGCAGGCCAGCGATCCAGATCCAGACCATCGCGCCAGCATCAACGCCTGGATCCAGCACCAGGGTCTGAGCCCGGTGATGCCAGAAGCTCTCAACCTTGATGTTGAAAGGCAGCCCTGGCCCCTCCCCCAGAAGGTCCGAGCGGCATTGAACGCTGTGGTTTGCATCAATCTGCTGCATATCAGTCCGGCCAGCTGCACGGATGCCGTCTTCAAAGAATCCGCCCAGCTGCTGCCCAGCGGAGCCCCCTTGATCATTTATGGCCCGTTCATGCGCAATGGGGCTCACACGAGTGCAAGCAATGCCGCCTTCGACCAATCCCTGAAGGAACGCAACCATCTGTGGGGATTGAGAGAACTGAACCAGGTGACAGCCGTTGCCGCCAAGGCAGGCTTCAAAACCGGCGACGTGGTCTCCATGCCAGCGAACAACTTTACGATCGTCCTAAGTCGCAAATAAATATTGCGGCTGAGGCAGATTTGTATCAAAATTAAAGCAATTACAATTCGATATAATGTTTGCAAAAATTGCTACTGACCTACTGATTGGATTTGGAGTCA is a genomic window containing:
- a CDS encoding ATP-binding protein — encoded protein: MPRQRGLSRGLARFGAWGTALLACWMLALLLLQALFGRQLERIQTLQLGRDLALNIRLAELTLERYPPALISELTGLELQVSERPAAPGRETQASAQRRQELKQVLCSRLSHCRVLRAAPSRAGTPEVWIELFSPLEPVWLRTPLPMARALPPPPTLLLLALVGAVVMTGVLYLLLDVARPLRKLEDAVSRVGGDTNRDPVPEEGSAEVRRISRRFNAMVTRLAEGERERATMLAGIAHDLRAPLTRLQFRLSMPELNAEERTRCQSDLEALERITGQFLLYAGGGEREECVACPLDQWLAEAVAGHPKDQLKLELSPIHLRIRPVALSRAVSNLVDNAFNHGNTPVVVRLRKQGAEVTIEVWDQGKGMPTNAWERALQPFQRLDSARGRQGHCGLGLAIVNHVVRTHAGRLSFRQGNGDPGRFAVIINLPLNETKEPDIP
- the ppk2 gene encoding polyphosphate kinase 2, translating into MVELQEGFSNKHKRLNKKVYEKELAKLQTELVKMQYWVKATGFRMIILFEGRDAAGKGGSIKRLTEPLNPRGCRVVALGTPSEHQKSQWYFQRYVEHFPSAGEIVVFDRSWYNRAGVEKVMGFATREQVEQFYVSCPQFEQMLVQDGILLLKYWFSINDDEQEKRFQERIDNEERRWKMSPMDIESRNRWVEYSKAKDTMFAKTHIPEAPWFTVEANDKRRARLNCLRHILSKVPYEDMTPPPIKMPKRPKQGSYKRPPFNEQFFVPNNYPYKD
- the arsJ gene encoding organoarsenical effux MFS transporter ArsJ, which translates into the protein MKLSPLQQYGIVTANYWAFTLTDGALRMLVVFHFHQLGYTTLEIALLFIFYELFGVVTNLYGGWIGARYGLRLTLWVGTLLQILALLMLMPVAASWPKLLSVIYLMFAQAISGIAKDLNKMSAKSAIKTVVPETPDDQQQGQQQLFKWVGILTGSKNALKGVGFFLGGVLLTAFGFNAAVGWVAAGLTLAFLLTLVLPGEIGKMKSKPAFSSLFSKSQGINVLSLARFFLFGARDVWFVVALPVFLEASLGWSFWEIGAFLGLWVIGYGIVQGSAPGLRRLWGRTTSPGVSAVQFWSALLTAIPALIAVALLREVDVAVAITAGLAAFGVVFAMNSSIHSYMVLAYTDSESVSLNVGFYYMANAAGRLVGTLLSGAVFMLGKTEAASMQACLWASSLLVFLSWFSSLRLPAVRNAT
- a CDS encoding ArsJ-associated glyceraldehyde-3-phosphate dehydrogenase, with translation MRIGINGFGRIGRLVFRALWSRPGIELVHVNDPAGDAATAAHLLEFDSVHGRWDRGITSSADWFSVEGSALTWSSEKDPTAVPWIDRGVEMVLEASGKIKTPETLNPYFEQVGLKRVVVACPVKGVVAGEDALNIVYGINHHLYEPARHKLVTAASCTTNCLAPVVKVVHESFGIEHGLITTIHDITNTQVPIDSFKTDLRRARSGLTSLIPTTTGSAKAIAMIFPELKGKLNGHAVRVPLLNGSLTDAVFELKQSVTVEQVNAAFHAAAGGPLKGILGYEERPLVSCDYTNDNRSSIVDALSTMVVDGNQLKVFAWYDNEWGYSCRMADLTCHVVGLEA
- a CDS encoding ArsR/SmtB family transcription factor, with product MIQNTLNREQSRQLLKALADPIRLNVIHALAQGERCVCDLTGDLNIPQSKLSFHLRVLREAGLLTDRQSGRWIYYCLQPDALAALEAWLAELRRNCTQSAAPCPS
- a CDS encoding DUF938 domain-containing protein; the protein is MDQRLFFPATERNRGPIGDLLRQLLPASGAVLELASGSGEHAVCFQQRFPHLLWQASDPDPDHRASINAWIQHQGLSPVMPEALNLDVERQPWPLPQKVRAALNAVVCINLLHISPASCTDAVFKESAQLLPSGAPLIIYGPFMRNGAHTSASNAAFDQSLKERNHLWGLRELNQVTAVAAKAGFKTGDVVSMPANNFTIVLSRK